The Cydia splendana chromosome Z, ilCydSple1.2, whole genome shotgun sequence genome window below encodes:
- the LOC134804985 gene encoding uncharacterized protein LOC134804985, producing MSSANFGVLDTFDHNVQSWNSYKGRLQQYFIANDIDNAKDATGIKRRAILLTALKEETYKLAADLVLPKQLDSVPYEDIIKLLDNHFTPKRVGFGERHKFYAAVQQAGETHTQWAARLRGLTAYCSFSNVEEALRDRFIMGLLPGLEKEKLYAQNISVLTLAKAVEFAENIRCARAGATAAGITPSSSDVYKIASNKQQNKSDEKVKCSKCGYTNHKVSECRFTNYVCKKCKVKGHLGRMCPSVKYLDINYDGEDDDVLAE from the exons atgtctagTGCTAATTTCGGTGTGTTGGATACCTTTGATCATAACGTTCAAAGTTGGAACAGCTACAAAGGCCGATTACAGCAGTATTTTATCGCAAATGATATAGATAATGCGAAAGATGCGACGGGAATAAAAAGACGGGCCATATTGCTAACAGCACTCAAGGAAGAAACGTACAAGCTTGCAGCTGATTTGGTCCTGCCAAAGCAACTGGACAGCGTGCCTTATGAAGATATTATAAAACTTCTGGACAACCATTTCACACCTAAGCGGGTTGGATTCGGCGAACGCCACAAATTCTACGCCGCGGTGCAGCAGGCCGGCGAGACTCATACACAATGGGCCGCTCGGCTGCGAGGACTCACCGCTTATTGTAGTTTCAGCAACGTGGAAGAGGCATTACGCGATCGGTTTATCATGGGTTTGCTTCCAGGCCTTGAAAAGGAAAAATTGTATGCGCAAAACATCTCCGTGCTGACGCTAGCGAAAGCGGTCGAGTTCGCCGAAAACATTCGCTGTGCGCGTGCCGGGGCCACCGCAGCTGGTATTACGCCTTCTTCGAGCGACGTTTACAAAATCGCGTCCAATAAACAGCAAAATAAGTCTGACGAGAAAGTGAAGTGTTCAAAATGCGGCTATACTAATCATAAAGTGTCGGAGTGTCGGTTCACTAATTACGTATGCAAAAAGTGCAAAGTGAAGGGTCATTTAGGTAGAATGTGCCCTAGTGTTAAATATTTGGATATTAATTACGATGGCGAGGACGACGACG TCCTTgcagaataa